A part of uncultured Treponema sp. genomic DNA contains:
- the tilS gene encoding tRNA lysidine(34) synthetase TilS, whose protein sequence is MEFILDFQARVLENLNLCLSELNTNLDSCNCAGVAVSGGADSISLLVAFKKVLNIQLKVVTVNHNIRSSEESSADADYVESVCRSLGVKCVRYDVAPGEIFSLAKKLKTSVEDAARKIRYEKFSDFIESEGISFLCLAHNKNDQIETLAMRFLQGSPNLCGIPMTREKFIRPLLNISRSEIEKYLQLQKINFRTDCTNFDNQIFRNRIRNKLVPFLDNEFSGWQSAVFSLAEKSRAENEALSFFAEQELLKIDCKFENKKFSFDAEKFSLLPLAIKIRIIFKGIDFVKASERIPYAFVSSLAFGCFENAGCSECGGLEFSFCNGRFLIQKKRKVATESGFFVIIEKNGIYQAGEISFEVFSHDNEIFLRTDSSEICLKNLKFPFVFRSRQPDDFVKNADGSFRQVSKILDDWKTGKLRDSIPLIQNICPEKNNSAQEICCVWGSLFGFKNWIVK, encoded by the coding sequence ATGGAATTTATTTTGGATTTTCAAGCTAGAGTTTTGGAAAATTTAAATTTGTGTCTTTCCGAGCTAAATACAAATCTTGATTCTTGCAATTGCGCCGGAGTTGCGGTTTCTGGCGGTGCCGATTCAATTTCGCTTCTTGTTGCTTTTAAAAAAGTTTTAAACATTCAGCTTAAAGTCGTTACCGTGAACCACAACATCAGAAGCAGCGAGGAAAGTTCCGCCGACGCCGATTATGTTGAGTCCGTTTGCCGTTCCCTTGGCGTAAAATGCGTTCGTTATGATGTGGCTCCGGGCGAAATTTTTTCTCTTGCAAAAAAACTTAAAACTTCTGTTGAAGATGCTGCTAGAAAAATTCGGTATGAAAAATTTTCAGATTTTATAGAAAGCGAAGGAATTTCTTTTTTGTGCCTTGCCCACAATAAAAACGATCAGATTGAAACTCTTGCCATGCGCTTTTTGCAAGGCTCTCCAAATCTTTGCGGAATTCCAATGACGCGGGAAAAATTTATTCGTCCGCTTTTAAATATTTCCAGAAGTGAAATTGAAAAATATCTTCAGTTGCAAAAAATAAATTTTAGAACTGACTGCACGAATTTTGACAATCAGATTTTCAGAAATAGAATCCGAAACAAACTCGTTCCTTTTTTGGACAATGAATTTTCCGGCTGGCAAAGTGCAGTTTTTTCTTTGGCTGAAAAAAGCCGCGCGGAAAATGAAGCTCTTTCTTTTTTTGCTGAACAGGAGCTTTTGAAAATTGACTGCAAATTTGAAAATAAAAAGTTTTCATTTGATGCTGAAAAATTTTCTTTACTTCCGCTTGCGATAAAAATCAGAATAATTTTTAAAGGAATAGATTTTGTAAAAGCTTCCGAAAGAATTCCTTACGCCTTTGTATCCAGTTTGGCTTTTGGATGTTTTGAAAATGCCGGCTGTTCAGAATGCGGCGGACTTGAATTTTCATTTTGCAACGGAAGGTTTTTAATTCAAAAGAAACGAAAAGTAGCGACAGAAAGCGGTTTTTTTGTTATAATAGAAAAAAATGGAATTTATCAGGCTGGAGAAATTTCTTTTGAAGTTTTTTCGCATGATAATGAAATTTTTTTAAGAACTGATTCGTCTGAGATTTGCTTGAAAAATTTGAAGTTTCCGTTTGTATTCAGAAGCAGGCAGCCGGACGATTTTGTGAAAAATGCAGACGGTTCTTTTAGGCAGGTTTCAAAAATTTTGGATGACTGGAAAACTGGAAAATTGAGAGATTCAATTCCGTTGATTCAAAATATTTGTCCGGAAAAAAATAATTCCGCTCAGGAAATTTGCTGTGTGTGGGGAAGTCTTTTTGGCTTTAAAAACTGGATTGTAAAATGA
- a CDS encoding S1C family serine protease, with the protein MKIKIKKFFSLFFVIGCVLLVFSCGTIKGGSEIFVPVDYSEERAVDIEIELIEKLSKENEIKSLWRAKLLYDKISLNEKCKQIFEQTTKICAESCIRAIDEEKYFDALGYYLSLEAAGYSELDSIPKSKAELQTLSYKNVPGGSVPSVSNANVSDMIKGTVTVFVDKGIKIQRGIGYADAVLGSGFFISKDGYIVTNHHVIEDMVDKKYEGFSRLYIKLAEDPDTRIPAKVVGYDKTLDLALLKTEIDAPYVFALGSSSDLSVGDKVYAIGSPLGLEKTLTSGIISSTDRQLFSAGTVFQVDAAINSGNSGGPLIDEKGRVQAVVFAGVQNFQGLNFAIPVEYLKNELPFLFNGGEREHPWVASYGKTKRLPGSGAKNEGVTIFYVLPGGSADRAGIKEDDVVISVNGEKINSLADLQIAFMKQPSGIITKLGILSSDGTESEKIVYLEKRPSSPGYEFFKHDSLENSFYPMFGMKMVRVSPSNKKKYSIVKIIKGSVADETGFSENDPIELLGIDFSPEKEAAYIKLYAKKRKNGYLDVSLGFSAGLDSPYYF; encoded by the coding sequence ATGAAAATAAAAATTAAAAAATTTTTCAGCTTATTTTTTGTGATTGGTTGCGTTCTGCTTGTTTTTTCTTGCGGAACAATAAAAGGCGGCAGTGAAATTTTTGTTCCTGTTGATTACAGTGAAGAACGCGCAGTTGACATTGAAATCGAGCTTATTGAAAAACTTTCAAAAGAAAATGAAATAAAATCTTTGTGGCGCGCAAAACTTTTGTATGATAAAATTTCTTTAAATGAAAAATGCAAGCAGATTTTTGAGCAGACAACTAAAATTTGCGCGGAATCTTGCATTCGTGCTATAGATGAAGAAAAATATTTTGATGCGCTTGGATATTATTTGTCTTTGGAAGCGGCAGGATATTCCGAGCTTGATTCAATTCCAAAATCAAAAGCTGAACTGCAAACTTTGTCTTACAAAAATGTTCCGGGCGGTTCAGTTCCTTCAGTTTCAAATGCAAACGTTTCCGACATGATAAAAGGCACGGTAACTGTTTTTGTTGACAAGGGAATAAAAATTCAGCGCGGAATTGGCTATGCGGATGCTGTTTTGGGAAGCGGATTTTTTATTTCAAAAGACGGATACATTGTAACAAATCATCATGTTATTGAAGATATGGTTGACAAAAAATATGAAGGATTTTCAAGGCTCTATATAAAACTTGCGGAAGATCCAGACACAAGAATTCCTGCGAAAGTTGTTGGATATGACAAGACTTTGGATTTGGCTCTTTTAAAAACTGAAATCGATGCGCCTTACGTTTTTGCGCTTGGTTCTAGTAGCGACCTTTCAGTGGGCGATAAAGTTTATGCGATTGGCTCTCCGTTGGGACTTGAAAAAACTTTGACAAGCGGAATCATTTCTTCAACAGACAGGCAGCTTTTTTCGGCTGGAACTGTTTTTCAAGTTGATGCGGCTATTAACAGCGGAAATTCCGGCGGACCTTTGATTGATGAAAAGGGCAGAGTGCAGGCTGTTGTTTTTGCCGGAGTTCAGAATTTTCAAGGACTTAATTTTGCAATTCCAGTTGAGTATTTAAAAAATGAGCTTCCGTTTTTATTTAATGGAGGAGAGCGCGAGCATCCTTGGGTTGCTTCTTACGGAAAGACAAAACGGCTTCCTGGTTCGGGTGCAAAAAATGAAGGCGTTACAATTTTTTATGTTTTGCCGGGCGGAAGCGCAGATCGCGCAGGAATAAAAGAAGATGATGTTGTGATTTCCGTTAATGGCGAAAAAATAAATTCGCTTGCGGATTTGCAGATTGCGTTTATGAAGCAGCCTTCTGGAATTATAACGAAGCTTGGAATTTTATCTTCGGACGGAACTGAATCTGAAAAAATTGTTTACCTTGAAAAACGTCCGTCATCTCCGGGCTATGAATTTTTTAAGCATGATTCGCTTGAAAACTCTTTTTACCCGATGTTCGGAATGAAGATGGTAAGAGTTTCGCCTTCAAACAAAAAAAAGTATTCTATTGTAAAAATTATAAAGGGCTCTGTTGCTGATGAAACTGGATTCAGCGAAAATGATCCTATTGAGCTTCTTGGAATTGATTTCAGCCCGGAAAAAGAAGCCGCATACATAAAGCTTTACGCAAAAAAAAGAAAGAACGGCTATCTTGATGTGAGCCTCGGATTTTCAGCAGGATTGGACAGCCCGTATTATTTTTAA